One segment of Phragmites australis chromosome 13, lpPhrAust1.1, whole genome shotgun sequence DNA contains the following:
- the LOC133888107 gene encoding uncharacterized protein LOC133888107 — translation MSVEYNMDEALKAKNVAESKFHARDIRGARKYAIKAQTLCPSLDGISQMVSTLEVHLAAESKIDGESDWYRILSLSTFADEEEVKKQYRKLALLLHPDKNKSVGAEEAFKLISEAWSVLSDSDRKILYDEKRRNHSVVNVTNGIYTYDKKANKRARKNAAAAAAAAAAEAAAEATTRPVGVDTFWTSCNRCRMQYEYLRIYLNHNLLCPNCHHAFLAVETGFPCNGSSSSFSWSTKQQPQQNHNSTKHSYGSTNRTSSIPGTGHGAYQQDNTYDSYNDQSFQWNQYSKTTPAAGTNACSTQASEKQRKKHDESHIYNYPATGNTYGHEKTTSRRGRFSKRRRCNNDGYTTVDYGVDNKETVAASTETTAFTDVGRVNGTSVERFRSAVSGRRANILGEIAQIDTRGLLLEKAKAAIREKLQELNLTSSSRFAYRRKSEGKLHPCDNNIKVNGVLSHKPGKGVKLCNSRSADVQVPATDEKNQEPRRVPVSIDVPDPDFHDFDKDRTERAFDGDQVWATYDSEDGMPRLYVMVQKVLSMKPFRIRMSFLNSKSNIELAPISWVASGFQKTCGDFRVGRYQVTETINIFSHKVSWTKGPRGIIRIVPQKGDTWALYRNWSPDWNELTPDDVIYKYEIVEVIDDFSEEQGLTVIPLLKVAGFKAVFHRHMDPKEVRRIPKEELFRFSHQVPSRLLTGEEGNNAPKGCHELDPAATPVDLLKVITEVTEDVATQTAK, via the coding sequence ATGAGTGTGGAGTACAATATGGATGAGGCCCTGAAAGCCAAAAATGTTGCTGAGAGCAAGTTTCATGCCCGTGACATCAGGGGTGCTCGGAAGTACGCAATCAAGGCCCAGACTCTCTGCCCGTCGCTTGATGGCATATCTCAGATGGTGTCGACGCTTGAAGTTCATCTTGCAGCTGAGTCCAAGATTGATGGAGAGAGTGACTGGTACCGGATATTGTCTCTAAGCACCTTTGCAGATGAAGAGGAAGTGAAGAAGCAGTACAGGAAGCTAGCCCTGCTGCTGCACCCCGACAAGAACAAGTCAGTTGGTGCTGAGGAGGCTTTCAAACTGATCTCTGAGGCGTGGAGTGTGTTGTCTGATAGTGACAGGAAGATACTTTACGATGAGAAGAGGAGAAATCATTCTGTTGTCAATGTAACTAATGGCATATATACTTACGATAAGAAGGCAAACAAGAGAGCTCGAAAGAATGCTGCTGCAgcggcagccgccgccgctgcggaAGCGGCAGCTGAGGCTACTACTCGTCCTGTCGGGGTTGATACGTTCTGGACATCTTGCAACCGCTGCCGGATGCAGTATGAGTACTTAAGAATTTATCTTAATCATAACCTACTGTGCCCGAACTGCCATCATGCATTCTTGGCTGTGGAGACTGGATTTCCTTGCAATGGAAGCAGTTCCTCGTTCTCCTGGTCGACcaagcagcagccgcagcaGAACCACAATTCCACCAAGCATTCATATGGCTCAACAAACAGGACTTCTAGCATCCCAGGGACAGGGCACGGGGCATACCAGCAAGATAATACTTATGATTCCTACAACGATCAAAGCTTCCAGTGGAATCAGTACTCTAAGACAACACCTGCAGCTGGTACAAATGCTTGTAGTACACAGGCCTCGGAGAAACAGAGAAAGAAGCATGATGAGAGCCACATCTACAACTATCCTGCAACTGGCAACACTTATGGCCATGAGAAAACTACTTCAAGGCGTGGCCGCTTTTCAAAGCGGAGAAGGTGTAATAATGATGGGTATACTACCGTGGATTATGGTGTCGATAACAAAGAAACAGTCGCTGCAAGCACAGAAACAACTGCTTTCACTGATGTGGGACGGGTCAATGGTACTTCAGTGGAAAGGTTCAGATCCGCAGTGAGTGGAAGAAGAGCAAATATTTTGGGAGAGATCGCCCAGATAGATACACGAGGTCTTCTTCTTGAAAAAGCCAAGGCGGCTATCCGGGAAAAATTACAAGAGTTGAACCTCACATCATCTTCAAGGTTTGCATACAGAAGAAAATCAGAAGGGAAGCTACATCCTTGTGACAACAACATAAAGGTCAATGGGGTCCTCTCTCACAAACCTGGCAAAGGAGTCAAGCTATGCAACTCAAGAAGTGCTGACGTTCAAGTGCCCGCAACTGATGAAAAGAATCAAGAGCCTAGACGTGTGCCTGTGTCAATTGATGTCCCAGACCCTGACTTCCATGATTTTGATAAAGATCGAACagagagagcttttgatggTGATCAAGTATGGGCTACATATGATAGTGAGGATGGCATGCCTCGTCTATATGTAATGGTGCAGAAAGTTCTTTCAATGAAGCCTTTCAGAATCCGCATGAGTTTCCTCAACTCCAAGTCCAATATTGAACTGGCACCGATAAGCTGGGTTGCCTCTGGTTTTCAAAAGACATGTGGCGATTTCAGGGTCGGGAGATATCAGGTCACTGAAACAATCAACATATTTTCACACAAAGTCAGCTGGACCAAAGGTCCTCGTGGGATTATCAGGATTGTTCCTCAGAAAGGGGATACATGGGCTTTGTATCGGAACTGGTCTCCTGATTGGAATGAGCTTACACCTGATGATGTGATCTACAAGTACGAGATAGTAGAGGTTATTGATGATTTTAGTGAGGAGCAAGGGCTGACTGTCATCCCATTGCTAAAGGTTGCTGGTTTCAAGGCTGTCTTCCATAGGCACATGGATCCCAAGGAGGTCAGGAGGATACCAAAGGAAGAGCTGTTCCGGTTCTCACATCAAGTTCCTTCTCGTCTTCTAACTGGTGAAGAAGGCAACAATGCCCCAAAAGGTTGCCATGAGCTGGACCCTGCCGCTACTCCGGTGGACCTTCTTAAGGTTATTACAGAGGTCACGGAAGATGTGGCAACACAGACTGCTAAATAG